A region of Sutcliffiella horikoshii DNA encodes the following proteins:
- a CDS encoding type II toxin-antitoxin system PemK/MazF family toxin → MSKKLHENKELVTEMNKQLRNLQNVIENMEEKRGEIFLEWLKTQNKYLVWEQNFNPLRLKKYKRGEVVLAHFGFNVGAEYGGMHYAVVVKKDKKSNSVLNVVPLSSLKEGQTQDDLHQDEVYLGNLQGLNEKEAFAILNQMRPVSKIRVYKPRVSKEATVVLTEDQLDAIDEKIKQMYTK, encoded by the coding sequence ATGAGCAAAAAGTTACATGAAAATAAGGAATTAGTTACTGAAATGAACAAACAACTGCGTAATCTTCAAAATGTAATTGAGAACATGGAAGAAAAACGCGGGGAAATCTTTCTCGAATGGTTAAAGACACAGAATAAATACCTAGTGTGGGAGCAAAATTTCAATCCTTTACGCTTGAAGAAATATAAACGTGGGGAAGTAGTTTTGGCTCATTTTGGATTCAATGTAGGTGCTGAATACGGTGGTATGCATTATGCTGTGGTGGTTAAAAAAGATAAGAAAAGCAATTCAGTTTTAAACGTAGTTCCTTTATCATCACTTAAAGAAGGGCAAACCCAAGATGACCTGCACCAGGATGAAGTGTACTTAGGGAATTTGCAGGGGCTGAATGAAAAAGAAGCCTTCGCGATTTTAAATCAAATGCGACCAGTAAGCAAAATTCGTGTGTACAAACCAAGAGTTTCTAAAGAGGCAACGGTTGTTCTGACAGAAGATCAATTGGATGCAATCGACGAGAAAATCAAGCAAATGTACACTAAATAG